One window of Candidatus Regiella endosymbiont of Tuberolachnus salignus genomic DNA carries:
- the atpD gene encoding F0F1 ATP synthase subunit beta produces the protein MATGKIIQVIGAVVDVEFDQKRVPKVYSALEVDLKDSAAKLVLEVQQQLGGGVVRCIVMGSSDGLRRGLKVTDLAHPIEVPVGAATLGRIMNVLGDPIDMKGPIGEKERWAIHREAPSYEELASSQDLLETGIKVMDLICPFAKGGKVGLFGGAGVGKTVNMMELIRNIAIEHSGYSVFAGVGERTREGNDFYHEMMDSNVLDKVSLVYGQMNEPPGNRLRVALTGLTMAEKFRDEGRDVLFFVDNIYRYTLAGTEVSALLGRMPSAVGYQPTLAEEMGVLQERITSTKTGSITSVQAVYVPADDLTDPSPATTFAHLDATVVLSRQIASLGIYPAVDPLDSTSRQLDPLVVGQEHYNVARGVQSILQRYQELKDIIAILGMDELSEEDKLVVSRARKIQRFLSQPFFVAEVFTGSPGKFVSLKDTIRGFKGIMNGDYDHLPEQAFYMVGTIEEAVEKAKKL, from the coding sequence ATGGCTACTGGAAAAATTATCCAGGTAATTGGCGCCGTAGTGGACGTCGAATTTGATCAAAAAAGAGTACCCAAAGTATATAGTGCCCTTGAGGTAGATCTGAAAGACAGCGCAGCAAAATTGGTATTAGAAGTACAGCAACAACTGGGTGGAGGTGTGGTTCGCTGTATTGTCATGGGCTCTTCCGACGGCTTAAGACGAGGCTTAAAAGTTACTGATTTGGCTCATCCCATTGAAGTGCCTGTTGGGGCGGCAACGCTTGGGCGTATCATGAATGTACTGGGTGATCCCATCGATATGAAAGGCCCAATTGGCGAAAAAGAACGTTGGGCTATCCACCGAGAAGCCCCCTCTTATGAAGAATTGGCCAGCTCACAAGATTTGTTAGAGACCGGTATTAAAGTGATGGACTTAATTTGTCCCTTTGCTAAAGGGGGTAAGGTGGGTCTGTTCGGGGGCGCGGGTGTCGGTAAAACCGTCAATATGATGGAATTAATCCGCAATATTGCGATAGAGCATTCTGGCTATTCTGTTTTTGCTGGCGTGGGTGAACGTACCCGTGAAGGTAATGATTTTTACCATGAAATGATGGATTCCAATGTATTGGATAAAGTTTCTTTGGTATATGGTCAAATGAATGAGCCGCCAGGAAATCGTCTCCGTGTGGCGTTGACGGGTCTGACGATGGCGGAAAAGTTCCGCGATGAAGGGCGAGATGTGCTGTTCTTTGTCGATAACATTTATCGTTATACTTTAGCCGGTACTGAGGTTTCAGCCTTGTTAGGGCGTATGCCATCTGCGGTAGGTTACCAACCGACCTTGGCAGAAGAAATGGGCGTACTACAAGAACGTATTACTTCGACAAAAACCGGCTCCATTACTTCAGTACAAGCTGTTTATGTTCCAGCAGATGATTTAACCGATCCTTCACCTGCCACTACCTTTGCGCATTTAGATGCGACTGTTGTTCTCAGCCGTCAAATTGCCTCTTTGGGAATTTATCCAGCAGTTGATCCACTTGATTCAACCAGTCGCCAACTTGATCCCTTAGTTGTGGGTCAAGAGCATTACAACGTAGCGCGTGGCGTGCAGTCGATCTTACAGCGTTATCAAGAGCTGAAAGATATTATTGCGATCTTAGGGATGGATGAATTGTCGGAAGAAGACAAATTGGTTGTTTCTCGTGCACGTAAAATTCAGCGTTTCTTATCACAGCCTTTCTTTGTTGCTGAAGTTTTTACCGGTTCTCCAGGTAAGTTCGTTTCGTTGAAAGATACCATCCGTGGTTTTAAAGGCATTATGAATGGTGATTATGACCATCTACCTGAGCAGGCTTTCTACATGGTTGGAACCATTGAAGAAGCTGTAGAAAAAGCCAAAAAACTGTAA
- a CDS encoding F0F1 ATP synthase subunit epsilon, giving the protein MAVTTYRLDVVSAEKRMFSGVVQKIQVTGSEGELGIFPGHAPLLTAIKPGMVRIVKQCGDEAFIYLSGGLLEVQPNVVIVLADTAIRGEDLDETKALEAKQKAETHIGHSHSDVDYAQVSAELAKAIAKLRVIELIKKSSMG; this is encoded by the coding sequence ATGGCTGTAACAACTTACCGTCTAGATGTCGTAAGTGCAGAAAAAAGGATGTTCTCTGGCGTAGTACAGAAAATTCAGGTAACGGGGAGTGAGGGCGAATTAGGCATTTTTCCCGGTCACGCCCCGCTGCTCACGGCTATTAAACCGGGCATGGTGCGTATTGTTAAACAATGTGGTGATGAAGCCTTTATTTATCTTTCTGGTGGTTTGCTTGAAGTTCAGCCTAATGTCGTTATCGTCTTAGCCGATACCGCTATTCGTGGAGAAGATCTCGATGAAACAAAAGCACTGGAAGCGAAACAAAAAGCAGAAACCCATATCGGTCATTCTCACAGCGATGTCGATTATGCTCAAGTATCCGCTGAACTGGCAAAAGCTATCGCTAAATTACGTGTTATTGAATTAATTAAAAAATCAAGTATGGGGTGA
- a CDS encoding septation protein A, producing the protein MKQLVDFLPLVVFFVFYKIYDIFVASAALVVATVFALIFTWMKYRQVEKMALISALMVVIFGSLTFAFQSDLFIKWKVTVIYILFSVILLVSQLILKKSLIQQILGKELILPNSVWSKLNLSWALFFLICGVINLYVAFWLPQEVWVNFKVFGLTLLTLLFTIISGIYIYRHMPKK; encoded by the coding sequence ATGAAGCAGCTTGTAGATTTTCTTCCATTGGTAGTATTTTTTGTTTTTTACAAAATCTACGACATCTTTGTTGCTTCTGCTGCACTGGTAGTGGCGACTGTATTTGCTTTAATTTTTACTTGGATGAAATACCGTCAAGTAGAAAAAATGGCGTTGATTAGCGCATTGATGGTCGTTATTTTTGGTTCCTTGACCTTTGCTTTTCAAAGTGATCTTTTTATCAAATGGAAAGTAACAGTTATCTATATCTTGTTTTCTGTTATTTTGTTAGTCAGTCAACTGATACTAAAAAAATCACTTATTCAACAAATATTAGGGAAAGAGCTGATATTACCGAACAGTGTATGGTCAAAACTTAATCTGTCTTGGGCGTTATTTTTTTTAATTTGCGGGGTAATCAATTTGTATGTTGCATTTTGGTTGCCACAAGAGGTATGGGTAAATTTTAAAGTATTCGGTTTGACGTTGTTAACGCTGTTATTCACTATTATCAGTGGTATCTATATTTATCGTCATATGCCAAAAAAATAA
- the apt gene encoding adenine phosphoribosyltransferase translates to MLSPQEKRKLMINNIQNSIKNIPNYPKPGILFRDITSLLANPVAYADSVALLVEPYRDKGITKVVGTEARGFLFSAPVALSLGVGFVPVRKQGKLPRETISEDYQLEYGTDTLEIHRDSIKPDDKVLVIDDLLATGGTIAATVKLIRRLGGEVNDAAFIIKLSELEGEKHLIDQNICCYSLVSF, encoded by the coding sequence ATGTTATCCCCTCAAGAAAAACGTAAATTGATGATAAATAATATTCAAAATAGTATAAAAAACATACCGAATTATCCCAAGCCGGGGATACTTTTTCGTGATATTACCAGTTTGTTGGCCAATCCTGTTGCCTATGCTGATAGTGTGGCTTTATTAGTTGAACCGTATCGAGATAAAGGGATCACTAAAGTTGTAGGTACTGAAGCGCGTGGGTTTTTATTTTCGGCTCCGGTTGCTTTGTCTCTTGGTGTGGGTTTTGTGCCAGTACGTAAGCAAGGAAAATTGCCGCGTGAAACGATCAGCGAAGATTATCAACTTGAATACGGTACTGATACCTTGGAGATCCATCGCGACAGTATCAAACCTGATGATAAAGTATTAGTGATCGACGACTTGCTAGCGACCGGAGGGACTATTGCCGCCACGGTAAAACTCATTCGCCGTTTAGGCGGTGAAGTGAATGATGCGGCTTTTATCATCAAGTTATCTGAATTAGAGGGAGAAAAACACTTGATTGATCAAAATATTTGTTGCTATAGCTTGGTTTCATTTTAA
- a CDS encoding helix-turn-helix transcriptional regulator has translation MLNRKILLRKEVKSILRIASDSALDEMWKKHDFPNPIRIGIRRIGWYADEVESWLRGRDEERLSREIAS, from the coding sequence ATGTTAAATCGTAAAATTTTATTGAGAAAGGAAGTGAAGTCCATTCTGCGTATTGCCTCCGACAGCGCTTTAGATGAAATGTGGAAAAAACATGATTTCCCTAATCCGATCCGCATTGGCATTCGTCGTATAGGGTGGTATGCCGATGAGGTGGAAAGCTGGCTAAGAGGGCGTGATGAAGAGCGTTTATCCAGGGAGATCGCGTCATGA
- a CDS encoding helix-turn-helix transcriptional regulator, which translates to MTKSSDYARKLKLMRKSEGLTQKEFSKITGIPLGTLKNYETNQFEAGLKVIELVIQHQLFTKYTLWLMTDMIAPESGQIAPALTYREKEKEKPSRPMDI; encoded by the coding sequence ATGACCAAGTCAAGTGATTATGCAAGAAAATTAAAACTTATGAGAAAATCAGAAGGTTTGACACAAAAAGAATTTTCAAAAATAACAGGAATCCCTTTAGGAACATTGAAAAATTATGAAACGAACCAGTTTGAAGCTGGATTAAAAGTGATCGAATTGGTTATCCAGCATCAATTATTCACTAAGTACACGTTATGGCTGATGACTGACATGATAGCTCCGGAATCAGGACAAATAGCACCGGCTCTCACATACCGTGAAAAAGAGAAGGAAAAACCTTCCAGACCAATGGATATTTGA
- a CDS encoding helix-turn-helix domain-containing protein: MNRLQEKLPTQKEAALAKLCSLELSAGLETKAESQTMSLTDRKGGIHTMTMPVNALRLFVDMLTKLGEGNTVKLVPVSAELTTQEAADLISVSRPTLIKLLDEGEIPYRRVGNRRKVKFSDLRVWQQQIENKRLKALSELSSLDQALGLGYE; this comes from the coding sequence ATGAATCGCTTGCAAGAAAAATTACCTACCCAAAAAGAAGCCGCCCTTGCGAAGCTATGTAGCCTGGAATTATCGGCGGGGTTGGAGACTAAAGCAGAAAGCCAGACCATGTCGCTGACTGATCGTAAGGGGGGCATACATACAATGACAATGCCTGTCAATGCACTTCGGTTATTCGTCGATATGCTGACTAAACTGGGTGAAGGTAATACCGTTAAATTGGTTCCTGTATCCGCAGAATTAACCACCCAAGAAGCCGCCGACTTGATCAGTGTATCACGCCCAACGTTGATCAAATTGCTGGATGAAGGAGAAATTCCATATCGTAGAGTGGGTAATCGTAGAAAAGTGAAATTTTCTGATCTTCGTGTATGGCAACAACAAATTGAAAATAAACGGTTGAAAGCCTTATCTGAGTTATCTTCGTTAGATCAAGCATTAGGGTTAGGCTACGAATGA
- a CDS encoding PIN domain-containing protein — translation MSSTYTVVYDACVMYPAPLRSLLMYLALSDLFNARWSHDIHEEWMRNLLAVRSDLNREKLERVRLLMDSHVSEALVTGYESLIPMIALPDQNDRHVVAAAVQTNADVIVTFNLKDFPNEALQKYNLSAIHPDDFIVYLMNLDASVVIEATRRHRAELKNPPLSINEYFDCLLKQRLPKTVLRLRQFEWLI, via the coding sequence ATGAGTTCAACCTATACCGTTGTCTATGACGCCTGTGTTATGTACCCTGCTCCTTTACGAAGTTTGCTAATGTATTTAGCGTTGTCTGATTTATTTAACGCTCGCTGGTCTCATGATATTCATGAAGAATGGATGAGGAATTTGCTGGCGGTGCGTTCAGATCTCAATAGAGAAAAATTGGAGAGGGTACGCCTACTCATGGACAGTCATGTTTCGGAGGCATTGGTAACAGGTTATGAATCATTGATCCCTATGATAGCGTTGCCAGACCAAAATGATCGTCATGTTGTCGCCGCTGCCGTTCAAACTAATGCAGATGTTATCGTGACCTTTAATCTCAAAGATTTCCCAAATGAAGCATTACAAAAATATAACCTAAGCGCAATTCACCCCGATGATTTTATAGTCTATTTGATGAATCTAGATGCCAGTGTAGTTATTGAAGCAACCCGCCGTCATAGAGCTGAACTTAAAAACCCTCCATTAAGTATCAATGAATATTTTGACTGTTTATTAAAGCAGCGTCTTCCAAAAACAGTATTAAGGTTACGTCAATTTGAATGGCTCATTTGA
- a CDS encoding MFS transporter produces the protein MNKNIGLVLLTALMMFPQIVETIYSPALTHIAHGFKVSAEEAAQTLSLYFFAFALGVVFWGRVCDIAGRRPAILGGLLLYSAASLMALFSQQFAILLVARMFAAFGAAVGSIGTQTMIRDTFQGATLARVFSVMGVALAVSPGIGMLAGGMLTQFWGYQGVFAGLTLLAAVLVGWSVIALPETRPNNVKIAPLMQTFIMMVMDTGIWCTAFLVALFNVNLFSYYQLAPFHFEKLGLSPEVLGYSGLLLTLGVGMGAWLNKFMLKRGYHSSRLVLYAAVTSLIGSIVVAVLLMNSSKLFILPILLIVMAYGIAIPNILTSALAHYVDRLGTAGALLGLFYYLLLGCGLALAGWGQHLGLVLICSSVLALPLAFNVYLKTRS, from the coding sequence ATGAATAAAAATATTGGATTGGTATTGCTTACCGCTCTGATGATGTTTCCTCAAATAGTGGAAACTATCTATAGCCCAGCCTTAACCCATATTGCGCACGGCTTTAAGGTCAGTGCTGAGGAAGCAGCCCAAACGCTGTCATTGTATTTTTTTGCCTTTGCATTGGGTGTTGTGTTCTGGGGGCGAGTTTGTGATATCGCGGGAAGACGTCCCGCTATACTCGGTGGTTTGCTGTTGTATAGCGCCGCGTCCTTGATGGCATTGTTTAGCCAGCAGTTTGCAATTCTACTGGTTGCCAGGATGTTTGCCGCTTTTGGCGCTGCTGTCGGCTCTATAGGAACACAAACTATGATCCGCGATACATTTCAAGGGGCGACATTGGCGCGAGTATTTTCGGTTATGGGGGTCGCTCTAGCGGTCAGCCCTGGGATAGGAATGTTGGCTGGCGGGATGTTAACCCAATTTTGGGGTTACCAGGGGGTCTTTGCTGGTTTGACGTTATTGGCCGCGGTTTTAGTCGGCTGGTCAGTTATAGCATTACCGGAAACCCGTCCCAATAACGTGAAGATCGCGCCACTGATGCAAACCTTCATAATGATGGTGATGGATACGGGTATCTGGTGTACCGCTTTCTTAGTGGCATTATTCAATGTCAATCTATTCAGTTACTATCAGCTGGCACCTTTTCATTTCGAAAAGTTAGGATTATCTCCAGAGGTGCTTGGCTATAGTGGATTGCTACTGACTTTAGGTGTGGGTATGGGAGCTTGGTTAAACAAATTTATGCTAAAGAGAGGTTACCACTCTTCGCGCCTGGTGCTGTACGCTGCGGTAACGTCACTCATCGGCAGTATTGTCGTTGCGGTATTATTGATGAATAGCAGCAAATTATTCATATTGCCTATTTTGCTGATTGTCATGGCTTATGGGATTGCCATTCCCAATATTCTGACCTCAGCACTTGCTCATTATGTTGATCGTTTGGGGACGGCGGGGGCGTTATTGGGTCTATTTTATTATTTACTGTTAGGTTGTGGGTTGGCTCTGGCCGGCTGGGGCCAACATTTAGGGCTGGTACTGATATGCAGTAGTGTTTTAGCGTTACCATTAGCCTTTAATGTCTATTTAAAGACCCGTTCGTAA
- a CDS encoding AbrB/MazE/SpoVT family DNA-binding domain-containing protein: MDKRKISTVQQWGNSLAVRIPAAIARKAHFVVGQPVEVLSNDLGILVHRKGSPKLTLEQRLKAFDTTKHGGEVIATGRIGAEVF, encoded by the coding sequence ATGGATAAAAGAAAGATTTCAACTGTGCAGCAATGGGGCAATAGCTTGGCGGTACGTATTCCAGCGGCTATTGCGAGAAAAGCACATTTTGTTGTAGGGCAACCCGTAGAAGTTTTATCTAATGATTTAGGTATCCTAGTTCATAGAAAAGGTTCACCAAAATTAACTCTAGAGCAAAGATTGAAAGCATTTGATACAACAAAACACGGTGGTGAAGTGATAGCAACTGGCCGTATTGGTGCCGAGGTGTTTTGA
- a CDS encoding type II toxin-antitoxin system PemK/MazF family toxin: MASRIWVPERCDIISIDFNPQVGCEMKDLHPLLVLSPKAFNDRTRIVIGLPMTTSESNETNPFAVKFIGAKGKASYVLAHQPKSFDWRRRNAKLHPWKKAPEEVLVLASEILNQIIKICE, from the coding sequence ATGGCAAGTAGAATTTGGGTACCTGAACGTTGCGACATTATCTCGATTGATTTCAATCCTCAAGTTGGGTGTGAAATGAAAGATTTACATCCGTTACTTGTTTTATCACCGAAGGCATTTAATGACCGAACAAGAATTGTCATTGGGCTTCCTATGACAACGTCTGAGTCCAATGAAACTAATCCATTTGCTGTGAAATTTATTGGAGCTAAAGGTAAAGCCAGTTATGTATTAGCCCACCAACCTAAAAGTTTCGATTGGAGGCGAAGAAATGCAAAACTCCATCCTTGGAAGAAAGCGCCTGAAGAAGTTTTAGTTCTTGCCAGTGAAATACTGAATCAAATTATTAAAATCTGTGAATAA
- a CDS encoding IS3 family transposase, translating into MTALEQEAVRLFIDHKKTLGSRRLKVKINELGFSVGRYKVRSLMKKLALFARYPKRHKITTDSAHNHSIVPNLLAREFTVTLSALMIKDRKLLI; encoded by the coding sequence TTGACGGCGCTGGAGCAAGAGGCGGTTAGACTATTTATAGACCATAAAAAGACGCTGGGTTCTAGAAGGTTAAAGGTAAAAATTAATGAATTAGGATTTTCAGTGGGTCGCTACAAAGTACGAAGCCTCATGAAAAAATTAGCGTTATTTGCCCGTTATCCAAAACGCCATAAGATAACAACGGACAGCGCTCATAATCATTCTATCGTACCCAACCTGTTGGCGCGGGAATTTACCGTTACTCTGTCAGCGCTAATGATAAAAGACCGTAAATTGCTAATTTAA
- the istA gene encoding IS21 family transposase, which yields MLRREDHYMIKQRHQQGAFIVDIAHQIGCSEKTVRRHISYPAPPTAKRGKKQVAKLEPFKDYIDSRLSEQVWNAAVIFEEIREKGYRGGSAMLRRYIHPKRPLRASKNTVRFETLPGYQLQHDWGEIIVEVAGSACTVNFAVNTLGFSRRFHVFAAPKQDAEHTYESLVRSFNYFGGSVKNVLVDNQKAAVIKHGQNGHIEFNAGFLQLANHYGFSPRACKPYRPQTKGKTERMVGYVKHNFFTRYRQFESFAHVNQLLAMWLAKVADQRHLRQFKQTPENRFAEEKIALMPLPATDFDTSYFDLRQVAWDSYIDVRGNRYSVPSFWCGRAVNIRIGLDNTLRIYGDEQLLATHLLQEVTQGWQKVPEHHQALWQQVNRVASRSLSVYEELL from the coding sequence ATGCTAAGAAGAGAGGACCACTACATGATAAAACAACGCCATCAACAGGGGGCATTTATTGTTGATATTGCCCATCAGATAGGGTGTTCAGAAAAAACGGTGAGACGGCACATTAGCTATCCTGCGCCGCCAACAGCAAAACGCGGTAAAAAACAGGTTGCTAAACTCGAGCCCTTTAAAGACTACATCGATTCAAGGTTGAGTGAACAGGTTTGGAATGCGGCGGTTATTTTTGAGGAAATCCGTGAAAAAGGCTACCGGGGTGGGAGTGCGATGCTCCGACGTTATATACATCCCAAACGTCCGCTCAGGGCCTCGAAAAACACGGTACGCTTTGAAACCCTCCCCGGTTATCAACTTCAACACGATTGGGGAGAAATCATCGTTGAGGTGGCAGGCTCTGCCTGTACGGTTAATTTTGCCGTTAATACGCTCGGTTTTTCGCGTCGCTTTCATGTCTTTGCTGCCCCTAAGCAAGATGCTGAGCACACGTATGAATCGCTGGTTCGCAGCTTCAATTACTTCGGTGGCAGCGTAAAAAATGTCTTGGTAGATAACCAAAAAGCCGCTGTTATCAAACATGGACAAAATGGCCACATCGAGTTCAATGCGGGCTTCCTGCAACTGGCTAATCACTATGGGTTTAGCCCTCGCGCCTGTAAGCCTTATCGACCGCAAACGAAAGGCAAAACCGAACGGATGGTGGGCTATGTTAAACACAATTTTTTCACTCGCTACCGTCAGTTTGAGAGTTTCGCTCATGTTAATCAACTGCTAGCGATGTGGCTGGCGAAAGTGGCAGACCAGCGTCATCTTCGTCAATTCAAGCAGACACCGGAAAATCGTTTTGCTGAGGAAAAAATAGCCTTGATGCCACTCCCTGCGACTGATTTCGATACCAGCTACTTCGACCTACGACAAGTGGCATGGGACAGCTATATCGATGTCAGAGGTAATCGCTATAGCGTGCCTTCATTCTGGTGTGGTCGTGCGGTTAATATTCGTATCGGTTTAGATAATACGCTACGTATTTACGGCGATGAGCAACTGCTCGCGACGCATCTCTTGCAGGAGGTAACGCAGGGCTGGCAAAAGGTGCCAGAACATCATCAAGCCCTTTGGCAACAGGTCAATCGAGTAGCGTCTCGTTCGCTCAGTGTGTATGAGGAGCTACTCTGA
- the istB gene encoding IS21-like element helper ATPase IstB: MMEMENLLIRLKMDYLGDALESLCEEATKKALNYREFLQQALAQEWNGRHQKGLESRLKQARLPWIKTLEQFDFTFQPSIDRKIIRELAGLRFVEHHENVILLGPPGVGKTHLAIALAVKAATAGHRVLFMPLDRLCCTLMKAKQENRLERQLQQLCYARVLILDEIGYLPMNREEASLFFRLLSRRYEKASIILTSNKSFTDWGDVFGDHILATAILDRLLHHSTTLNIKGESYRLKNKRKAGMLPIKTTDIIQAPGIETQQEN, from the coding sequence CTGATGGAAATGGAAAACTTGTTGATACGGTTAAAAATGGATTACCTGGGCGATGCGTTGGAGAGTTTATGTGAAGAAGCCACCAAGAAAGCACTGAACTACCGTGAATTTCTCCAGCAGGCATTAGCCCAGGAATGGAACGGGCGTCACCAAAAAGGCTTGGAATCGCGGTTAAAACAAGCACGTTTGCCGTGGATAAAAACCTTGGAGCAATTTGACTTTACTTTCCAACCAAGTATAGACAGGAAAATTATCCGCGAGCTGGCGGGGCTGAGGTTTGTCGAACATCATGAAAACGTCATTTTGTTAGGCCCACCTGGGGTAGGGAAAACGCATTTGGCGATAGCGCTGGCTGTCAAGGCAGCTACAGCTGGGCATCGGGTATTGTTTATGCCTCTGGATAGACTCTGCTGTACCTTAATGAAGGCAAAGCAAGAAAACCGTCTGGAACGCCAACTTCAGCAACTGTGCTATGCCAGGGTATTAATACTGGATGAAATCGGGTATTTACCGATGAATCGCGAAGAAGCTAGCCTATTTTTCAGGTTATTGAGCCGTCGTTATGAAAAGGCGAGCATCATTCTCACATCAAATAAAAGTTTTACTGATTGGGGGGACGTATTCGGTGATCACATTTTAGCAACTGCGATTTTAGACAGGCTTTTACATCATTCAACCACATTGAATATTAAAGGAGAAAGCTATCGACTCAAAAATAAACGCAAAGCAGGCATGTTGCCTATAAAAACGACTGATATTATCCAGGCGCCTGGAATAGAAACCCAACAGGAAAATTAG
- a CDS encoding Mov34/MPN/PAD-1 family protein — MMRKKTRQAILAHAAAVYPFECCGIIAQQSRQERYFPCRHRAQSSRVRQEVASILRVKVPS; from the coding sequence ATGATGCGTAAAAAAACGCGACAAGCGATACTGGCGCATGCGGCTGCCGTTTATCCCTTTGAGTGTTGTGGGATCATCGCCCAGCAATCACGGCAAGAACGTTATTTCCCCTGCCGCCATCGTGCACAGTCATCCCGAGTGCGACAAGAAGTCGCATCCATCTTGCGGGTGAAAGTCCCGTCGTAG
- a CDS encoding phage minor tail protein L: MTINTDLQRLSPGNRIRLFEVDGTAFHAEILRFHADTLAYTPEELAAAGGDETQLPAKSIWWQGKDYAPWPVQIEGLETASDGQQAQPKLTVANLNGVITVLCLKFDDLLQAKVIIHDTFKHYLDARNFPHGNIEADPQQEKVQVYHIDSKSMETNEIVEFTLSSPADLQGVLIPTRQIHSLCSWAMRGGYRSGNGCDYAVSLYFDEQGNSTDDPTQDKCTGRLVECKKRFGKHNPLPFGGFPGSALVKR, from the coding sequence ATGACCATTAATACCGACCTGCAACGCCTGTCGCCGGGCAATCGTATTCGTTTGTTCGAAGTCGACGGCACCGCCTTTCATGCCGAGATATTACGCTTTCATGCTGATACTTTAGCCTACACGCCAGAAGAATTAGCCGCGGCCGGGGGCGATGAAACGCAATTACCCGCAAAATCCATCTGGTGGCAAGGTAAGGACTATGCCCCTTGGCCAGTACAAATCGAGGGACTGGAAACTGCTAGCGACGGGCAACAAGCCCAGCCTAAATTAACGGTGGCCAATTTAAACGGGGTCATCACTGTACTTTGTCTGAAATTTGATGACCTGCTCCAAGCTAAAGTCATTATTCACGATACCTTCAAACACTATCTAGATGCGCGTAATTTCCCGCACGGCAATATTGAGGCCGATCCACAACAAGAAAAAGTCCAGGTTTATCACATCGACAGCAAATCGATGGAAACTAACGAAATCGTCGAATTCACCCTCTCCAGTCCCGCGGATTTGCAAGGGGTGTTAATTCCGACACGGCAGATTCATTCACTGTGCAGCTGGGCAATGCGCGGAGGCTACCGCAGCGGTAATGGCTGTGATTATGCGGTTAGCTTGTATTTTGATGAGCAGGGTAACTCAACAGATGACCCGACCCAGGACAAATGCACTGGCCGGTTAGTGGAATGTAAAAAACGTTTCGGCAAACATAATCCGCTGCCTTTTGGCGGCTTCCCTGGCTCCGCGCTGGTCAAGAGGTAA
- a CDS encoding phage tail protein, with product MSKVESRPAPEGSFLHRVRVAKFGDGYQQVAGDGINPERQSWPLTFQGTEPDMLPLLTFIRQHTIKACLWTPPYGIQGLYRVTADSIKLTPLGGNILSISFTFEQAFQP from the coding sequence ATCAGCAAAGTGGAATCCCGCCCTGCCCCGGAGGGCAGTTTTTTACATCGCGTCAGGGTGGCGAAATTTGGCGACGGCTATCAACAGGTGGCTGGCGATGGCATCAACCCGGAACGCCAATCCTGGCCGCTGACCTTTCAAGGCACAGAACCCGATATGCTGCCGTTACTAACTTTTATTCGTCAGCATACGATAAAAGCGTGCTTATGGACGCCGCCCTATGGGATACAGGGTCTGTATCGTGTCACCGCAGATTCTATCAAACTAACTCCCTTGGGCGGCAACATCCTGTCCATCAGCTTTACCTTTGAACAAGCCTTTCAGCCTTAA